In Cotesia glomerata isolate CgM1 linkage group LG3, MPM_Cglom_v2.3, whole genome shotgun sequence, one genomic interval encodes:
- the LOC123261708 gene encoding glycogenin-2 isoform X3 has translation MGGFAWVTLVTNDSYSLGALVLAHALRRVRTKHDLAVLITPGVTAAMREKLSAVFSLVKEVNVLDSQDEANLALLARPELGITFTKLHCWRLTQYEKCVFIDADALVIRNCDELFEREELSAAPDVGWPDCFNSGVFVFKPSQQTFASLTAFATSKGSFDGGDQGLLNLYFSDWAHKDISKHLPFIYNMCSTASYSYLPAYKQFGSEIRIIHFIGSTKPWLQYFDTQTSLVHPSSDSQHLQSLLQLWWNIFCEDVHPQLSPVMLSNEHGDPHLSEAGIAGALAKITLGEARSPEQVALEEHMRRQSWEQGQIDYMGRDSFDNIWKKICTTLSIVPETQESTPKETIVADVKEKVSKSPVVTKTPLTEDEPAKEVSQDVAAECHLKKSPEESKKSSEKSIQEISSPAVETSQAPNKNEPILSVTSGAPQLCIKESGETSRQTSKQEQEEKPAIALGFTASPKDSKDKPELKLDVSSKKSCIRTVADSPVPIQVAESVLEADIKESVSEDIKPVTEEAISSISAPIQESISTVVETPLEPPPPAQSPSVEASPLMQPNGNGLDIGLHFINAPPRSIPPISAPEPAPVRRQASIPETESKKPTGTCSRSLVGTSSSEKTEAVESESCQLSSKVSLAENVVPEQVPKTTEEVTPEPKVEPAEIVIETKPPEDPQTSAIVPEEPAAKEQERTLPKELVIPGTPTIIEATPPTSPPLDVAGCLPEPVKPEKEKPEKKVIRKIVKKSSEEKSEESEAGEGKKITKKVVKKVVKKVKDTDDTGESSATGEKPKKVVKVIKKTTKVQNLDAEASVPDTPPPASSQTPVPPKRKVKPATAKSSKKTEQDPAATP, from the exons atggGAG gGTTCGCATGGGTAACACTCGTTACCAATGATTCGTATTCCCTTGGAGCTCTTGTTCTAGCCCATGCATTGAGACGAGTCAGGACTAAACATGATCTCGCTGTTCTTATCACTCCAGGTGTCACAGCTGCTATGAG GGAAAAATTGTCGGCAGTTTTTTCATTAGTAAAAGAAGTAAATGTTCTTGATTCTCAAGACGAAGCAAACTTGGCACTTCTAGCGAGACCGGAATTGGGAATAACATTTACCAAGTTACACTGTTGGAGATTGACACAGTACGAAAAATGTGTCTTTATTGATGCTGATGCACTT gTGATCCGTAACTGTGATGAGCTTTTCGAGCGCGAAGAATTATCAGCAGCTCCAGATGTGGGCTGGCCTGATTGTTTCAACTCCGGTGTTTTTGTGTTCAAACCTTCACAACAAACATTCGCATCATTAACAGCTTTTGCGACTTCAAAAGGTTCATTTGATGGTGGCGACCAGGGTCTGTTGAATCTTTACTTCAGTGACTGGGCACATAAAGATATTTCTAAACACTTACCTTTTATCTACAACATGTGCTCTACTGCTTCTTACTCTTATCTGCCGGCATACAAACa ATTTGGATCAGAAATAAGAATAATTCATTTCATCGGTAGCACCAAACCGTGGTTGCAATATTTTGACACTCAAACATCACTAGTCCACCCTTCTTCGGATTCTCAACATCTCCAGTCCCTTCTTCAGCTCTGGTGGAACATCTTTTGCGAAGATGTACATCCACAATTGTCACCAGTCATG CTAAGCAATGAACACGGGGATCCGCATCTTAGCGAG GCTGGCATTGCTGGAGCGCTGGCTAAAATAACTTTAGGTGAAGCTAGGAGCCCGGAACAAGTTGCGTTGGAAGAACATATGAGGAGACAAAGCTGGGAACAAGGACAAATAGACTACATGGGACGAGACAGTTTTGATAATATTTGGAAGAAAATATGCACAACACTTTCTATTGTGCCTGAAACACAAGAAAGCACACCGAAA GAAACTATTGTTGCTGATgtaaaagaaaaagtttctaaATCTCCAGTTGTTACAAAAACTCCGTTGACGGAAGACGAACCGG CAAAAGAAGTTAGCCAAGATGTAGCAGCGGAATGTCATCTAAAAAAGAGCCCAGAAGAAAGCAAAAAGTCATCCGAAAAAAGTATCCAAGAAATATCATCTCCAGCTGTTGAAACATCTCAAGCTCCAAATAAAAACGAACCTATTTTGAGCGTTACTTCGGGAGCTCCACAACTGTGCATTAAAGAATCTGGCGAGACCTCCCGACAAACATCTAAACAAGAACAAGAAGAAAAACCGGCAATTGCACTAGGATTCACAGCAAGCCCAAAGGATTCAAAAGATAAGCCTGAATTGAAACTGGACGTTTCATCAAAAAAGTCATGCATTAGAACAGTTGCTGATAGTCCAGTTCCAATCCAAGTAGCAGAGTCTGTTTTGGAGGCTGACATAAAAGAGTCTGTTTCCGAAGACATAAAACCCGTGACTGAAGAAGCTATCTCCTCGATTTCAGCCCCTATCCAAGAATCGATATCGACTGTCGTCGAAACACCCCTGGAACCACCCCCACCTGCCCAATCACCTTCTGTAGAAGCTTCGCCGTTGATGCAGCCCAATGGAAACGGCCTGGACATTGGTTTGCACTTTATAAATGCGCCTCCAAGATCAATACCGCCAATTTCTGCACCAGAACCTGCTCCTGTAAGAAGACAAGCATCAATCCCTGAAACTGAAAGTAAAAAACCAACTGGAACTTGTAGTAGAAGTTTAGTAGGAACTTCGAGCTCCGAAAAGACTGAAGCTGTTGAATCAGAAAGCTGCCAACTTAGCTCAAAAGTGTCTTTAGCTGAAAACGTTGTACCTGAACAAGTGCCTAAAACTACAGAAGAAGTTACACCAGAACCTAAAGTAGAACCAGCTGAAATAGTAATTGAAACCAAACCTCCAGAAGATCCACAAACTAGCGCCATTGTACCTGAAGAACCAGCGGCTAAAGAACAAGAGAGAACTTTACCGAAAGAATTGGTAATTCCGGGTACTCCGACCATTATTGAAGCGACCCCACCGACAAGTCCACCTCTTGATGTTGCGGGTTGTTTGCCGGAACCTGTTAAGCCAGAAAAGGAAAAACCGGAGAAGAAAGTCATCAGGAAAATTGTGAAGAAGAGTTCGGAAGAAAAGTCGGAGGAAAGCGAAGCGGGGGAGGGCAAGAAGATTACTAAGAAAGTTGTCAAAAAAGTGGTAAAAAAGGTTAAAGATACAGACGATACAGGCGAAAGCAGCGCTACTGGGGAAAAACCAAAAAAGGTTGTTAAGGTCATTAAGAAGACTacaaaagttcaaaatttagatGCCGAAGCGTCGGTTCCTGATACGCCACCACCGGCCAGTTCCCAAACTCCCGTACCACCCAAGCGAAAAGTTAAGCCTGCGACTGCTAAATCCTCCAAAAAAACAGAGCAAGACCCGGCTGCTACTccgtga
- the LOC123261708 gene encoding probable serine/threonine-protein kinase nek3 isoform X1: MGGFAWVTLVTNDSYSLGALVLAHALRRVRTKHDLAVLITPGVTAAMREKLSAVFSLVKEVNVLDSQDEANLALLARPELGITFTKLHCWRLTQYEKCVFIDADALVIRNCDELFEREELSAAPDVGWPDCFNSGVFVFKPSQQTFASLTAFATSKGSFDGGDQGLLNLYFSDWAHKDISKHLPFIYNMCSTASYSYLPAYKQFGSEIRIIHFIGSTKPWLQYFDTQTSLVHPSSDSQHLQSLLQLWWNIFCEDVHPQLSPVMLSNEHGDPHLSEITSTLARREHNLYVPISPPSRNTISSTSIHYEYHTSTDSTYDKVDKIFDTGFYEFKDPWDSYVEPTVTSNSNYSLNHPSDINLNTNSNDSVFVCEQNHEEFDKESTEIPLENGTNFPVSMDRFCDTVEISNKTNNNNNYNNNSNNENTSIEKNYTIDIKNFNCYQIIDEILRTDNFDKKTELSIINDNEQVQLALNNSNNSSPDQTKCNINFNREDQPNVVDKTENLVFLPTEDNKFNGHDRAYKNNVNSKPLPESYAECKNNENESQIHCTVEVESECAGIAGALAKITLGEARSPEQVALEEHMRRQSWEQGQIDYMGRDSFDNIWKKICTTLSIVPETQESTPKETIVADVKEKVSKSPVVTKTPLTEDEPAKEVSQDVAAECHLKKSPEESKKSSEKSIQEISSPAVETSQAPNKNEPILSVTSGAPQLCIKESGETSRQTSKQEQEEKPAIALGFTASPKDSKDKPELKLDVSSKKSCIRTVADSPVPIQVAESVLEADIKESVSEDIKPVTEEAISSISAPIQESISTVVETPLEPPPPAQSPSVEASPLMQPNGNGLDIGLHFINAPPRSIPPISAPEPAPVRRQASIPETESKKPTGTCSRSLVGTSSSEKTEAVESESCQLSSKVSLAENVVPEQVPKTTEEVTPEPKVEPAEIVIETKPPEDPQTSAIVPEEPAAKEQERTLPKELVIPGTPTIIEATPPTSPPLDVAGCLPEPVKPEKEKPEKKVIRKIVKKSSEEKSEESEAGEGKKITKKVVKKVVKKVKDTDDTGESSATGEKPKKVVKVIKKTTKVQNLDAEASVPDTPPPASSQTPVPPKRKVKPATAKSSKKTEQDPAATP; this comes from the exons atggGAG gGTTCGCATGGGTAACACTCGTTACCAATGATTCGTATTCCCTTGGAGCTCTTGTTCTAGCCCATGCATTGAGACGAGTCAGGACTAAACATGATCTCGCTGTTCTTATCACTCCAGGTGTCACAGCTGCTATGAG GGAAAAATTGTCGGCAGTTTTTTCATTAGTAAAAGAAGTAAATGTTCTTGATTCTCAAGACGAAGCAAACTTGGCACTTCTAGCGAGACCGGAATTGGGAATAACATTTACCAAGTTACACTGTTGGAGATTGACACAGTACGAAAAATGTGTCTTTATTGATGCTGATGCACTT gTGATCCGTAACTGTGATGAGCTTTTCGAGCGCGAAGAATTATCAGCAGCTCCAGATGTGGGCTGGCCTGATTGTTTCAACTCCGGTGTTTTTGTGTTCAAACCTTCACAACAAACATTCGCATCATTAACAGCTTTTGCGACTTCAAAAGGTTCATTTGATGGTGGCGACCAGGGTCTGTTGAATCTTTACTTCAGTGACTGGGCACATAAAGATATTTCTAAACACTTACCTTTTATCTACAACATGTGCTCTACTGCTTCTTACTCTTATCTGCCGGCATACAAACa ATTTGGATCAGAAATAAGAATAATTCATTTCATCGGTAGCACCAAACCGTGGTTGCAATATTTTGACACTCAAACATCACTAGTCCACCCTTCTTCGGATTCTCAACATCTCCAGTCCCTTCTTCAGCTCTGGTGGAACATCTTTTGCGAAGATGTACATCCACAATTGTCACCAGTCATG CTAAGCAATGAACACGGGGATCCGCATCTTAGCGAG ATCACCAGCACTTTGGCACGACGTGAGCACAATTTATATGTTCCCATTTCTCCACCATCTAGAAATACCATATCTTCAACATCAATTCACTATGAATATCACACGTCGACAGACTCAACATACGACAaagttgacaaaatttttgacacgGGCTTTTATGAATTCAAAGATCCCTGGGATAGTTACGTAGAACCGACTGTAActagtaatagtaattattcTCTAAATCACCCTTCCGATATTAATCTCAATACTAATTCAAATGACTCTGTTTTTGTTTGTGAGCAAAATCATGAAGAATTTGATAAAGAATCGACGGAAATTCCGCTTGAAAATGGAACAAATTTTCCAGTTTCGATGGATAGGTTCTGCGACACTGtagaaatttctaataaaactaataataataataattataataataacagtaataatgaaaatactagtattgaaaaaaattacacgattgacataaaaaattttaattgttatcaaATTATCGATGAAATTTTACGTACTgacaattttgataaaaaaacggAACTATCGATAATTAACGACAACGAACAAGTGCAATTAgcgttaaataattcaaataatagcTCACCGGATCAAACAAagtgtaatataaattttaatcgtGAAGATCAGCCAAATGTTGTAGATAAAACAGAAAATTTAGTTTTCCTACCGACTGAAGATAACAAATTTAACGGTCACGATCGtgcttataaaaataatgtgaaCAGTAAACCCCTTCCTGAATCCTATGcagaatgtaaaaataatgaaaatgagTCTCAGATACATTGCACTGTTGAAGTAGAAtctgaatgt GCTGGCATTGCTGGAGCGCTGGCTAAAATAACTTTAGGTGAAGCTAGGAGCCCGGAACAAGTTGCGTTGGAAGAACATATGAGGAGACAAAGCTGGGAACAAGGACAAATAGACTACATGGGACGAGACAGTTTTGATAATATTTGGAAGAAAATATGCACAACACTTTCTATTGTGCCTGAAACACAAGAAAGCACACCGAAA GAAACTATTGTTGCTGATgtaaaagaaaaagtttctaaATCTCCAGTTGTTACAAAAACTCCGTTGACGGAAGACGAACCGG CAAAAGAAGTTAGCCAAGATGTAGCAGCGGAATGTCATCTAAAAAAGAGCCCAGAAGAAAGCAAAAAGTCATCCGAAAAAAGTATCCAAGAAATATCATCTCCAGCTGTTGAAACATCTCAAGCTCCAAATAAAAACGAACCTATTTTGAGCGTTACTTCGGGAGCTCCACAACTGTGCATTAAAGAATCTGGCGAGACCTCCCGACAAACATCTAAACAAGAACAAGAAGAAAAACCGGCAATTGCACTAGGATTCACAGCAAGCCCAAAGGATTCAAAAGATAAGCCTGAATTGAAACTGGACGTTTCATCAAAAAAGTCATGCATTAGAACAGTTGCTGATAGTCCAGTTCCAATCCAAGTAGCAGAGTCTGTTTTGGAGGCTGACATAAAAGAGTCTGTTTCCGAAGACATAAAACCCGTGACTGAAGAAGCTATCTCCTCGATTTCAGCCCCTATCCAAGAATCGATATCGACTGTCGTCGAAACACCCCTGGAACCACCCCCACCTGCCCAATCACCTTCTGTAGAAGCTTCGCCGTTGATGCAGCCCAATGGAAACGGCCTGGACATTGGTTTGCACTTTATAAATGCGCCTCCAAGATCAATACCGCCAATTTCTGCACCAGAACCTGCTCCTGTAAGAAGACAAGCATCAATCCCTGAAACTGAAAGTAAAAAACCAACTGGAACTTGTAGTAGAAGTTTAGTAGGAACTTCGAGCTCCGAAAAGACTGAAGCTGTTGAATCAGAAAGCTGCCAACTTAGCTCAAAAGTGTCTTTAGCTGAAAACGTTGTACCTGAACAAGTGCCTAAAACTACAGAAGAAGTTACACCAGAACCTAAAGTAGAACCAGCTGAAATAGTAATTGAAACCAAACCTCCAGAAGATCCACAAACTAGCGCCATTGTACCTGAAGAACCAGCGGCTAAAGAACAAGAGAGAACTTTACCGAAAGAATTGGTAATTCCGGGTACTCCGACCATTATTGAAGCGACCCCACCGACAAGTCCACCTCTTGATGTTGCGGGTTGTTTGCCGGAACCTGTTAAGCCAGAAAAGGAAAAACCGGAGAAGAAAGTCATCAGGAAAATTGTGAAGAAGAGTTCGGAAGAAAAGTCGGAGGAAAGCGAAGCGGGGGAGGGCAAGAAGATTACTAAGAAAGTTGTCAAAAAAGTGGTAAAAAAGGTTAAAGATACAGACGATACAGGCGAAAGCAGCGCTACTGGGGAAAAACCAAAAAAGGTTGTTAAGGTCATTAAGAAGACTacaaaagttcaaaatttagatGCCGAAGCGTCGGTTCCTGATACGCCACCACCGGCCAGTTCCCAAACTCCCGTACCACCCAAGCGAAAAGTTAAGCCTGCGACTGCTAAATCCTCCAAAAAAACAGAGCAAGACCCGGCTGCTACTccgtga
- the LOC123261708 gene encoding titin isoform X4, with amino-acid sequence MGGFAWVTLVTNDSYSLGALVLAHALRRVRTKHDLAVLITPGVTAAMREKLSAVFSLVKEVNVLDSQDEANLALLARPELGITFTKLHCWRLTQYEKCVFIDADALVIRNCDELFEREELSAAPDVGWPDCFNSGVFVFKPSQQTFASLTAFATSKGSFDGGDQGLLNLYFSDWAHKDISKHLPFIYNMCSTASYSYLPAYKQFGSEIRIIHFIGSTKPWLQYFDTQTSLVHPSSDSQHLQSLLQLWWNIFCEDVHPQLSPVMAGIAGALAKITLGEARSPEQVALEEHMRRQSWEQGQIDYMGRDSFDNIWKKICTTLSIVPETQESTPKETIVADVKEKVSKSPVVTKTPLTEDEPAKEVSQDVAAECHLKKSPEESKKSSEKSIQEISSPAVETSQAPNKNEPILSVTSGAPQLCIKESGETSRQTSKQEQEEKPAIALGFTASPKDSKDKPELKLDVSSKKSCIRTVADSPVPIQVAESVLEADIKESVSEDIKPVTEEAISSISAPIQESISTVVETPLEPPPPAQSPSVEASPLMQPNGNGLDIGLHFINAPPRSIPPISAPEPAPVRRQASIPETESKKPTGTCSRSLVGTSSSEKTEAVESESCQLSSKVSLAENVVPEQVPKTTEEVTPEPKVEPAEIVIETKPPEDPQTSAIVPEEPAAKEQERTLPKELVIPGTPTIIEATPPTSPPLDVAGCLPEPVKPEKEKPEKKVIRKIVKKSSEEKSEESEAGEGKKITKKVVKKVVKKVKDTDDTGESSATGEKPKKVVKVIKKTTKVQNLDAEASVPDTPPPASSQTPVPPKRKVKPATAKSSKKTEQDPAATP; translated from the exons atggGAG gGTTCGCATGGGTAACACTCGTTACCAATGATTCGTATTCCCTTGGAGCTCTTGTTCTAGCCCATGCATTGAGACGAGTCAGGACTAAACATGATCTCGCTGTTCTTATCACTCCAGGTGTCACAGCTGCTATGAG GGAAAAATTGTCGGCAGTTTTTTCATTAGTAAAAGAAGTAAATGTTCTTGATTCTCAAGACGAAGCAAACTTGGCACTTCTAGCGAGACCGGAATTGGGAATAACATTTACCAAGTTACACTGTTGGAGATTGACACAGTACGAAAAATGTGTCTTTATTGATGCTGATGCACTT gTGATCCGTAACTGTGATGAGCTTTTCGAGCGCGAAGAATTATCAGCAGCTCCAGATGTGGGCTGGCCTGATTGTTTCAACTCCGGTGTTTTTGTGTTCAAACCTTCACAACAAACATTCGCATCATTAACAGCTTTTGCGACTTCAAAAGGTTCATTTGATGGTGGCGACCAGGGTCTGTTGAATCTTTACTTCAGTGACTGGGCACATAAAGATATTTCTAAACACTTACCTTTTATCTACAACATGTGCTCTACTGCTTCTTACTCTTATCTGCCGGCATACAAACa ATTTGGATCAGAAATAAGAATAATTCATTTCATCGGTAGCACCAAACCGTGGTTGCAATATTTTGACACTCAAACATCACTAGTCCACCCTTCTTCGGATTCTCAACATCTCCAGTCCCTTCTTCAGCTCTGGTGGAACATCTTTTGCGAAGATGTACATCCACAATTGTCACCAGTCATG GCTGGCATTGCTGGAGCGCTGGCTAAAATAACTTTAGGTGAAGCTAGGAGCCCGGAACAAGTTGCGTTGGAAGAACATATGAGGAGACAAAGCTGGGAACAAGGACAAATAGACTACATGGGACGAGACAGTTTTGATAATATTTGGAAGAAAATATGCACAACACTTTCTATTGTGCCTGAAACACAAGAAAGCACACCGAAA GAAACTATTGTTGCTGATgtaaaagaaaaagtttctaaATCTCCAGTTGTTACAAAAACTCCGTTGACGGAAGACGAACCGG CAAAAGAAGTTAGCCAAGATGTAGCAGCGGAATGTCATCTAAAAAAGAGCCCAGAAGAAAGCAAAAAGTCATCCGAAAAAAGTATCCAAGAAATATCATCTCCAGCTGTTGAAACATCTCAAGCTCCAAATAAAAACGAACCTATTTTGAGCGTTACTTCGGGAGCTCCACAACTGTGCATTAAAGAATCTGGCGAGACCTCCCGACAAACATCTAAACAAGAACAAGAAGAAAAACCGGCAATTGCACTAGGATTCACAGCAAGCCCAAAGGATTCAAAAGATAAGCCTGAATTGAAACTGGACGTTTCATCAAAAAAGTCATGCATTAGAACAGTTGCTGATAGTCCAGTTCCAATCCAAGTAGCAGAGTCTGTTTTGGAGGCTGACATAAAAGAGTCTGTTTCCGAAGACATAAAACCCGTGACTGAAGAAGCTATCTCCTCGATTTCAGCCCCTATCCAAGAATCGATATCGACTGTCGTCGAAACACCCCTGGAACCACCCCCACCTGCCCAATCACCTTCTGTAGAAGCTTCGCCGTTGATGCAGCCCAATGGAAACGGCCTGGACATTGGTTTGCACTTTATAAATGCGCCTCCAAGATCAATACCGCCAATTTCTGCACCAGAACCTGCTCCTGTAAGAAGACAAGCATCAATCCCTGAAACTGAAAGTAAAAAACCAACTGGAACTTGTAGTAGAAGTTTAGTAGGAACTTCGAGCTCCGAAAAGACTGAAGCTGTTGAATCAGAAAGCTGCCAACTTAGCTCAAAAGTGTCTTTAGCTGAAAACGTTGTACCTGAACAAGTGCCTAAAACTACAGAAGAAGTTACACCAGAACCTAAAGTAGAACCAGCTGAAATAGTAATTGAAACCAAACCTCCAGAAGATCCACAAACTAGCGCCATTGTACCTGAAGAACCAGCGGCTAAAGAACAAGAGAGAACTTTACCGAAAGAATTGGTAATTCCGGGTACTCCGACCATTATTGAAGCGACCCCACCGACAAGTCCACCTCTTGATGTTGCGGGTTGTTTGCCGGAACCTGTTAAGCCAGAAAAGGAAAAACCGGAGAAGAAAGTCATCAGGAAAATTGTGAAGAAGAGTTCGGAAGAAAAGTCGGAGGAAAGCGAAGCGGGGGAGGGCAAGAAGATTACTAAGAAAGTTGTCAAAAAAGTGGTAAAAAAGGTTAAAGATACAGACGATACAGGCGAAAGCAGCGCTACTGGGGAAAAACCAAAAAAGGTTGTTAAGGTCATTAAGAAGACTacaaaagttcaaaatttagatGCCGAAGCGTCGGTTCCTGATACGCCACCACCGGCCAGTTCCCAAACTCCCGTACCACCCAAGCGAAAAGTTAAGCCTGCGACTGCTAAATCCTCCAAAAAAACAGAGCAAGACCCGGCTGCTACTccgtga